In Hyalangium ruber, the genomic window GGTCGCCCGGCCGAACGGCACCTCATTGCCCGCGCGCGACCGCTCTTATCAAGCTCTGCTCATCCCATCGCAAACAGCCGACTTTGGATCAGGCCTGGGCAGCCCGCCGGGTGGCGCTCTTCACGCACGTAGAGATCGCGCTGCTGCGCCGCGAGGCGGCGACCAAGGCCATCCACAAAGTCGAGGACATCGAGGTGTGGCGGTTCAACCCCGCGTTCCTCGATGCGCTCGAGGCGAAGGTAGGCCGCGCCACCAAGCTGGAGCTGACGCGCACCGACGGTCAGCTCTACGTCACCCTCGACGGAGAGACGATCGAAGCGGCGCTTGCACGAGAGAGCCTCGTGGAGGATGCGGTGGGGAGCTAACCTCAGGCTCTACCGTTTCTTCGCCGGCGAGCCATTCTGAGCCACCGCGGACTTCACGAGCGCCTTGAACGCGCGCGCGTCGACCTTCTCCCCTTCTCGGATGTCGATCGCCCTTCGCGTGTTGCCTTCCAAGCTGGAATTGAAGAGGCGCGATGGGACTGGGAGCCTGGCCCCCCGGGCGAACGTGAGCTTCACGACCTTCGCGTACGCCTCCCCGGTGCAGACAATCCCGTGGTGCGACCAGACCGGAGTGCTCCACTTCCACTCCTCGGTCATCTCGGGATCGGCTTCCAGGATCACTCCTAGCATCAAGACCTTTGCGTGCTTGCGAGAGATACCGTCGTCCTCCAGTTGGAACTGCGCCTCCGAGCTGCGTCCTAGCACTGTCTCCGAGCGATCCAACCTGAGCATTCGTCCGATACCCTCCACGGACCTTGCGCTGAGCACGATGAGGCAAGCGGTCTGCTGCAGAGCGTTGCTCAGCAGGTCTTGGATGTGAACTACGGGCTCATCATCAGGCGCATTCATGTTGCCCCACCGTCATCCGGACACAAACCGATACGAGCAGAAGAGGGCTCTACCGTCTCAGCGCTTTCTGTAGTGACGCGGACACCCGTTCGATGCTGGGATGATTGTCGGCGAGACCCATCTGCTTATAGAGCTTAATCGCCAGACGGTAATTATTTTCGGCGTCGATGCTGCGGTTCATCTGCAGGTAACAATCTCCGCGGTTGCTAAGGTGGTTGGCTTGTCCTTCGTAGCGGCCGAGACGCTCGTCTAATTCCAGGGCCTGCTGATAGTGGGCAATGGCCTTCTCAAGATCACCCAACTCCTTGTAACAGAGGCCCATGTTCCCGAGCGAGGTCGCTTGGCCACCGAGCCGGCCGAGGCCCGTGTCGATAGCAAAGGAGCGCTGGTGGTGATCGAGGGCCTTCTCGATCTCGCCGAGCATCCCATAGCAAAGGCCGATGTTCGTCAACGCGTTGGCTTGTCCTTCGAGCCGCCCCAGTTGCTCATCCAGTTTCCAGGCTCGCTGGTGGTACTCCAGCGCTTGGGCGGGCTTTTCGAGGGAGCGATAGTAGAGGCCCAGGTTTCCGAGCGCGTTCGCCTGTCGGTCGAGCCGCCCCAGACGTTCCTCAAGGGCCAGGGCGCGAAGGCTGTGATCAATGGCTTTGGGGAGATCTCCCAGTCTGCGGTAGCAGAGGCCCAGGTTTCCAAGCGCGTTGGCCTGGTACTCGATGTTGCCGAGCCGCTCACTGATGGTCAGTGAGTACTGACTGAAATGAAGGGCCTTCGACAGGTCACCGAGCCGACGATAGCAGTAGCCGAGGTCTCCTTGCGCCTCCGCAAGGCTGGCGCTCTCCGGAGGAAGGAGCTTCAAAAGGCGTGTATAGTAGTCGATTATCTCGCCGTACTTGCCGCGCCTCATGAGATGCTCGCGCACGGCGGCGAGCACCTCTCGCGCACCTTCTCCATCCGTGACGAGCAGCCTGTCCAATGCCCAAAGCACCTCTGGCAGCTGACTCTCAAGGGCCTGCCAGTCCGACGGATCCTTGTGTGCTTCCAGATGAGTTCGGACGAACGAGAGGTGAGTCGCAGAGACCTCAGGTGCTTCCGGTTTGTTGATCATGAAGAGGCGCACCAAGTCGTGCATGCCCCACCGGCGCGGTGCATCGAAAGAGAAGTCGATCAACGAGCGTTGAGCCAACTCCGCCAGGGCATTGGCGACGACCTGCTCGGGAAGCGCCGCTACGGCTGCGACGACAGGCTCGCACGTAGCCTTGGCGCATGCGGACATCGCGTGCAGGACGCGCCACTGATCCTGACTCAAGCCTTCGCATGAGGCCAGGAGCGTTGCGGCGATGCCTCGATCATCGCCCTTGGCCACTGAATCGAGCGTATACAAAGGCTTGGAGTGCAAGCTGGCGAGGACGCGATTCGGTGTAGCCCCAGGACGTAGGAGCAGCCGGGCGAGCAACCGGAGCGCCAGCGGCAGGTTCCCCACAAACTGAGCGAGCGCATCAAGCTCAGCATCTGGGGTCGTGTTCAGCGCTGCGGCGACCTTGCGCAGGTAGGTGCGGCAGGTCTTGTTGTCCCAAAGCCCTAGGGTCAACGCCTGGGCGGGCTTGCCCAGGTCTTCATGGAGGATAGCCGCGCGTGTCGTGATGAGCGTACGGCAGCGTCCTCCAGGCACGGGGATCTCTCCGAGATTCATATTCACGTGCTGGGGATCGACGTTGTCGATGATCAGGAGCACTGGCTTCTCATGAAGCGTTTGGGCTAGGTAGCGGTTGGCCTCGCTGACGGTTCGAAGGTGTGCTTCGGCCTTCCATCCAAAGCGCATGGCGACCCGACTGAGTTCGCTCGTCAGGGCACTGGCGTCAAGCCACGCGGCCTCCGCGAATAGCGCGCGAGCCTCGGTAGCGACGAATTGATGGACGAGAGACGTCTTTCCGATGCCGCCAGGACCTGCCACAACGATGCAGGGAGTAGCATCATCTGTGAGCGCTTCACGCAGGGCAGCGAACTCGTCGACTCTTCCTAGGAAGTGCCGGACCTCGAGCGCGGGGACTCCCCCTGGTCCCTCAAAGAGGGGGGAGGGAGATGCGCTGGAGGCTCTGTCCTGCTCCTGAGGGGGACTCTTGGGCTTGGTTTCCTTGCGGAGAGAGGGCACCGTGAAGCCCAGTGAGTGCTCAGCGTAGTTCCGTCCCTCGGGCACAAGATCGATGTCGGCATGGAACCGCTTCTTCGTGGCCGACCAAGCCCTCGGCCAGACGCGGAGGTGGAGATGCCCCTGGTGATCAGCGACGACAGAGGCAATATTGTAGCCATGGCCTTGAGGGACTCCTGTTGGCTGAGACTCGCCGTGGACCGCGCCTGCGGCGATGGTCACCAGCCCTGGACCCCAGCCCGCACGAGTATCCTCTGATTTCTGATCGTGAACGTGACCCGAAAGATGAATCTGCGCGTGGTTACGCACCCAGTTGTGTGACTCGCGCTCGTCGGCGAGCCATCTCCCTTGGAAGGGGTGATGGCTGAGGACCAGGAGAAGCTCTCCAGCTTCCTTGGGGGGATGCGTGAGCGCCTGGGCCAGCATCTGCATGCCGAGTCGGAGCTGGCCCTGATCTTGATCATCCGCACAGAGCAGAGCGGTGTTGAGCCCGACGAGCCGAATCGGGAGCACCTCTCGTGCTCTGAACCGGTATTGCCAGAAGAGCCGCTTGCCAGAAGGTTCGAGCGGTGCCAGGCAGGCAGGGGCGAAGCCTGCCGAGAAGTCCAGGTAGTTGGCGAGGCGACGAGCGAGAAGCGCTCGATCATTGGGGTCGGCCAGCGCTTCATCAAGAGGCTCCAGGCCGACGCGCAAGGCCTTGACGAGCCGGCGGATAGACCGATCGCGGTCCGCTGTGCGCTGGACGTCATGGTTTCCTGGGACGAGGAAGACGCGCGTGGTATCGAGTCCGACAGCAGTGCTGGCAGAGCTCAGCCATTGTCCTGCGAGTGCGTACTCACGGCTTTCGGTTTCATGATCATGGACGAGGACATTTCCGCTGAACGCAATGTCGCCGGTCACCATGATCGCATCTGGTGGGGGGACGCCGAGCCCGCTCAGCCCGCGAAGGTCCTCCAGTAAGCCTTGAACCACGAGCTTTTGATCCCACCGGGTGCCTGCATCACCATGGCCCACGTGCAAGTCCGAGAGATGAACCCAGGTGAAGAGGTGGTCCACGGCATGTACCTCCAGAAGCTCGGTCGGCGGGGAGTCGTTCCGCGCCTCTACCCCATCGCCTAGCCCAGTCAGGAACATAGAACGACGTTACTCTGAAGATCTCAAGATGAGCGCGCCCGCGAGGATCCACATCTGGATGCGCTCAAGCTGGTCCGCTCGTAGCGTGCGCGTGCCGCCCAGCGGATCCAGCGACATGCGGGAACCGATGATGCGGCCGTCTCCGGCGAGCTTGAGCCACAGAGCGTAGGGAGGATAAGTGCCACGTAGCTGAGTTCGAAGAAGCCCTGCAGGTACTGGAGCGGGAGCATCTCAGTGCTACCGGCCGCCTCACCAGCACGAGCAGACACTAGGTGAAACCGCACGCGGCCATGGTGGCGGTCATCCACGCCATGAAGCGCAGGAAGCGGCTGTGGAGCGGTGGCGGGCTGGAGCCGGGCCCACGCGCCCGAGGATCGACAGCAGCAACAGTCTAGACACCGAGGTGCCGGCTCCCGAAACGTTGCAGCAGCAGCAGCCGTCTTTGTCCGGAGCGGAGGTGTCGTCCACGCACACTCCGGCCTCACACACCTGGCCGCTGCCGCACTCCGGAGTCGCGCTGCAGAACGTGTTGGGGTGGTTCGGCCGTCGCCGTCCGTGTCCTCGGCAGGACGCTGCTCTTTGCCGTCTACGCTTGGCGCCAAGCAAGGGAGCTTGCCCTCGGTTAAGCTCTATGCTAAGCCTAGGCTTATAACCAAGGAGCTAACGATGAATCCCTATTGGCAGAGCTGGATCAGCGCGAACTGGAGTGCGCTGTCCGCCGGACAGAAGCTCCGAGTTCCTAGCTGGCTGCCGCACCCCAGCCGATCGGGGCTTGAGCGGCCACCACTCGCCGAGCCCGTCGGACAGGCCGAGGACTGGGTTGTCTCGTACATGGACGGGAGTCGCATCCACGTACACGAATACAGCAATGGCTCCATGATCGTGCATCGGGATGAGACTGATCCTAAGAGGGGGCCTATGGAAGCGATGTGGCACTGGTTGACAGAGTCCACCTCAGGCAAAACAACCCTCGCCGTCGCTGGTATCATCGTCGCTGCGAAGGCCGTCAGTGCCTTGAGCGACGAGGATTGAGTGACCAAAGAAGAAATCAAGAAGGTCCGTGATGGCCTCGGTCTCACCCAAGAGCAGTTCGCTCAACTCTTGGGTGTTCATACGCTCACGGTTTCAAAGTGGGAACGGGGACTTCTATCGCCTTCTCCCTATCAGGGGTCGCTGATCAGCTCTTTCGCCAAGGCTAGGGAGCGCTCGGCAAGTACGGGTGGAGCTACGGTCGCGAAGGTACTGATGGGAGCCGGGGTCGCCGCAGCCTTGTTCTTTCTGCTGAAACACGCCTTTGACGAAGAAGAGGCGCAGCCATCTGCAAAAGGCAGGGGTCATCAGCGCTGAAGAGGATGTTCAGAATCTTTGCTGATGCAGCCGCTTGGTGCCCACTCTCATCTGCTAGACCCTCGTGCGCTTGGCACGCTTACGGTACGACTTCCTTGAGCGCCCCCCTTGCGCTGACCCGGGAGACGCGCTCGCCGTCCTGAGACGGCGTGGATCCTCTCTTCTGGCGCAGCTGGAAGACGTGAACAAGGCCACCTTGCGACTCAAGGGGGCTACCACCCAGCAGCTACCCGTCAGCGGCCCTCCTCTGAGCCGCTCCCGCGCTTCGGGCTCAGAAGAACCAGCGCCGCTTGTCGACCCTGTGGACGAACAAGGAGCGAGGGATCAGCATCAGGATGACGACGATCCCCACGAGCAACCCTGAGGCGCGGACCCAGCCCGAGCCCCACCGCATGAGCAGGAGGGGCAAGGCAAGGGCCCCCAACAGGACGGCCCAGCGCACCGCCAGGTGGGGAATGAGCCCCACCAACCCCAGGCCGCGAGACGCTCGGTCGAGGATGTAGCGCGGCCAGGAGGCTTCGACCTTCTTTCCATTCCTCCCATAGAGCTGGGAGATCACCTGGGCCCGTCGGTCCTCCTCCTCCTGTCGATGCGCCTCCCGCCTCTGCTGCTCTTGTTCGAGGGCGTGCTGCGCCTCTCTCTCCTGGGCCTCCTGCTGCTGCCAGTGCCTCTCGTTGAACGCACGCTGCTCGGGCGTCGTGAGATCGGCGCCACACACCGTGCAGCTCTGGGAATAGAGACCGTTCTCGCTCTCGCACGAAGCGCAGCGCGGGAAGCGCCGCCCCACGGAGGGCTTCTCCGCGAGCGCCAGCGGGGTCTCCCCATGCCGCTTGAAGCGCTCGACGTGCGCCTCGGGGACGAGCGTCGCATCGACCCCCTCTGCCCGGTCCGCCATGTCCTCGAAGCGGCCGCGGCTCTGCAGTTGGGGCTGCTCTCCCACCCCTTCGTTCTCACCGCGCGAGCGCTCCAGGTGCAGGAAGCGCGAGAACCGGGATGCCATCAGCGACCTCCCCTGGCAGGGGGCTTCGGCAGGCCCTCGGGCGGCCCCCCAGGAGAGGCCGGACGCGTGCGCCCCTTGGCCCACTCCCGCGACCGGGAGATCTCGTCCCTCAGGGTGACCGACAGCGGGAAGGTCTCTTGGATGGCACGCGCCAGGTGCTGCTGCCCCAGCTCCACTCCCTCGGCAAAGGCCTCGTAGAGCCCGGCGATGACCGCCTGCTCGATCTCCGCGCCGCTGAAGCCTTCGGTCATGCCCGCGAGGCCCTCGAGATCGTACGTCTTGGGATCCCGCTTCCGGCGTTGCAGGTGGATGCGGAAGATCTCTCCACGCTCAGCCCGCTCGGGCAGATCGATGAAGAAGATCTCGTCGAAGCGCCCCTTGCGCAGCAACTCTGGGGGCAGGCCTTCGATCCGGTTGGCCGTGGCCACCACGAACACGGGGGCGGTCTTCTCCTGCAGCCAGGTGAGCAGGGTGCCGAAGACGCGCGCCGTCACCCCGCTGTCCGTCGCGCCCGAGGAGGCCACTCCCGACAGCCCCTTCTCGATCTCATCCACCCACAGCACCACGGGCGCCACGCTCTCGGCCACGCGGATGGCCTTGCGCAGGTTCTCCTCCGAGGAGCCCACCAGCCCGCTGAAGATGCGCCCCATGTCCAGCCGCAGCAGTGGCAGGCTCCAGTGCGCGGAGACGGCCTTCGCGGTGAGGCTCTTGCCGCAGCCCTGCACTCCCAGCAGCAGCAGCCCTCGCGGCTCCGGCAGGCCGAACTGGCGGGCCCGTTCTCCGAAGGCGGTGTTGCGCTGGCCCAGCCAGGCCTTCAGGTTCTGCAGGCCGCCCACGTTCCCCAGGCTCTCCTCGGGCGGGTAGTACTCCAGCAGCCCGCTCTTACGGATCACCTGCCGCTTCTCGTCCTGGATGCGCTTGATGTCGTCCGCGCACAGCTTCCCGTCATGCGCGATCGCCTTGGCGAAGGCGTTCTCCGCCTCCGACAGCGTGAGCCCCAGCGCTGCCTTGATGAGCTGATCGGCGTGCTCGCGGGACAGCTCGACGGTGGCCTTGTTCCCCTTTCGCACCACCGCTACGATCTCCTTCAGGAGCGAGAGCAGATCGTTGTAGCTGGGCAGCGGCACGTCGATGACGGAGACCTCCTTCTCCAGCTCGATGGGGATGCTGAGCGCGGGAGAGAGGATGAGGACGGTGGTGAAGGTGCTCTTGAGGAAGTGGGCCAGCTCGCGCAGGGCCCGCACCACGCCCTTGTCCTCGAGGTAGGGATGGAAGTCCTTGAGCACCACCAGCGCGGGCTCGGTGAGCTTCTCGATGGCAGCCAGGGCATCGATGGGGTTGCGCGTCTCCTCGGGCACGGTGGCCGAGCGTGTGCCGCCCACATTGCGCAGACCCCGGGTGATGGACCAGTGGTAGAGCGCCTTGCTGTGCGAGCGGGCCAGCTCTCCCAGGATGGTATCGACCCGATGCTCCTCCCACGAGACGAGGTAGAGCAGCGGGTACCGAGCCCTGATGAGGATGTCGAGATCCTCCAGCCATGGCACTGCTGGAAGCCGGGGGGATGAGGGGGCTGCGCCTACCGATGCCATACCCGCACTTATAGCAGGCCCCCGGACGCTCCGTCGCTCCACGGGGGACAGACCCGCAGTGCATGAGCCCCCACTCGAAGAAACCTTTACAGACGGCGGAGACCGCGCTCCTCCTGGGCGTGGACCTCAACGCCGAGCAGGAGGCGCGGTTCAGCCGGTGAGATTGCATCTACCGCCCGACGGCGGCCGGACTACATCTGCAGGTTGAACACGGACCAGTGCCAGAACACGCCATCGCGGAAATCCGCGTAGCGAATGCGGTACTGGTTCTGAGCAAGCATCACGCCGCCCTGTTTCAAGAACGGATTCTGGTTGGTGCCGTAGGGGAAGGGATCGTTCACCACCAGCCAAAGGCGGCCAGCACGGCGCTGGTAGCCGACGATCAGCACCACGTGCTCGGCGTCGGCATTGGCGATTCGATGGTTGTAGGAGATGCCGGCAATCACGGGTTGGCCAGCATCGATATTGGCCAGCACCGCGGCCGGTGAAATCGCGCCGGCCTCGGAGTAGGTGACGGTGCGGCCAGCGGCGGCGCGTGCGTAGTTGGACAGCATCGACAGCGTGCCACGGTTGGAGCCGCTGGGCACCACACAGGCGAAGCATTCCGAACCACAGGGCGCGGACGGGTGCGAGATCCTGCCGATGATGCCGCACTGGAAGTTCCCAGCCGGATTGACGTTGGGCACGCCATAGTGCTGGAAGACCATCTCGCCCACGGCCAGCCAGCACCAGACGTGGGTCTGCTGCCGCACGGCGGCGATGTCGAGCACGCGCCCACCCGTCCCAGCAGGTACCACGTTCATCGCCTGCTCCGCGCGCACGTCCGGGGTGCGCACGGGGGCAACGCGCTTTCGCCAGGCGCCGGCGAAACGCACTTCGCCGTCCTCGACGTAGGGTGCGATCACGTAGGGCGCGAAGTCCTGAGCCGCCAGGGTGCGGACCCGCGCGGCGTGCGCGTCCAGGGTGGCGTCCGAACGCGCCTGCCAGTCGGCGCCGTCCATCCTCTCCCAGATGGCTGCGTAGCGCGTCTCGCCTCCTCGCGAGTACACACTGATGTCCACTGGCACGAATCCCAGGGGTGTCAGCCGGTCATATTGCGCTTGGTACTGGGCCGCGCTCAGGTCGCTGCGCGACTCGAACTCGACGCCGGGCCGGCGTGTCCAGAGCGCAGCGTAGCGCGGCTCACCGTCCACGGCGTAGCCCACCACCGAGGCGGGCACGTACCCCTCCTGGGTCAACTTGTCGGCCAATGCCTGGAAATGTTCGGCATCCATGTCCACGCGCACTTCCCAGGCCACGCCGACCTTGCGCTGCCAGATGGCGCCATAACGCGCGGTAGTGCCCTCGGAGTGGATGGCGAGCGAAACCGGCACGAAACCGCGCTGCTTAAGGCGTTCCAGGCGCTTCGTGAACTGGTCGAGGTTCAGGCCGAAGGAGGCCTGCCAAGCAACTTCGGGCTGTTGCACGAAGGCCGCGTGGTAGCGCACATCGTTTTCGTTGGCGACGCCGCTGATCTCGATGGGAACGTAGCCCTGCGGCGACAGGGTATCCATCGCCTCCTGCAGCGCCGCGGGCGTCAGGTTGTAGCGGGCTTCCCAGGGCTGGGCCATCGCGGACTGGTCGATAGCCAACCAGGCGGCGAAGAACGATACCCACTTCAGCAGCGCTTTCGCATTCCCGGCCATGCACCCCTCCTCTGTTGGACCCTGGCGACTTCCAACGGCTCCTCGTTTTCCCCGTAGCAGCCCTCTACTCTGCTCCCTTCTTCGCCAGAAGGGGTGACACATGATTCCGTGGCGGATTCTGTGGAAGGCCGAAGCACTGTTCATGGTGTTGCTCGTGGGGTGCAGCAGCCTCCCGAAGGTCCCCCGAGTGGAGGACACAGGCCAGGAAAGAGCCGTTGTCCACATTCCCCGTAACGCTGGCCTACAACCCGTCACGCTGGAGCAAGCAGAGTTCCAGCAGGCCATGAGGCGCCTCTCGCGCGAGGTGCGGCTGTCAGGCACTCCGCGCCAGACGGTGGAGAAGATGTTTCAGATGGATCCTCAGTTCGGCAACTACCTCTGGCTGGAGAAGGACAAGAAATTGGTGCCGCTGGGGCCGGGCGAGCCCCTGGAAGGGGCGTTGACGAACGAGGACCTGGAGACGGCGGAACGCTACCGGCTCTGGTGCCAGCGCGTTCACAACTTCTACGGCGACTGTCTCGGGGGCGCGCTGGTGGGTGGGCGATACCTGGACATGCACGGTCGCTACATCTGGGCGCTGGCCCTGAGCAAGAGCCCAGTAATCGATGAGACGAAGAAGGCGCTGAGAGAGATGGTGGAAGTCCGCGCGCTCATCAGCACAGTCCTATGGACGTTGGGTTCCATGCTGCTGATCATGGCGATCAACCCCGTGGCTCCAGCACTGGTGGCGGTAGTCGGCACGGGACTGATTCTGTATGTGGGCGTTGACACGCTCCTCAACCTCGTGACCGGCTGGAGCCAGTTGATGGAAGAGGTGAAGGTGGCGACCACCTTCGAGCGGATCCGCGAGGCAGGCGAGCGCTTCGGGAAGATCATCGGACGCGAGGCAGCCCGCGCATTCGCCATGCTGCTGATGGCGGCAATCGGCTCGACGGCGAAACTGTTCGCGGCGAAGGTGCCGACGCTGCCCGGATCGGCGCAACTGTTCGTGCAGGCAGAGGACACGGCAAAAATCTCGCTGCCCGTGTTGGGCGCGGTGGAGGAGATTGCGCTGACGGCAGAGGGCGTGAGCGTAACCGTGGCCTCCGCCGCGATGACGATGGGAGCGAGTGGAAGTGGCGGCACGAGCCCCTGCATCGAGAAGCACCACATCGCCACCATCTGCAACGACAAGTCCACCGCGCGCGGTGGACCGTGGACTCCCAGGTTCCGGGAGATCTTCGACAAGGCGGGAATGTCGATGGATGACCCGGTGAACAAGATGCCTCTGCCGGGGCACTACGGGCCACACCCCGAGCGGTATCACCAGATCGTCCTTGAGGAACTGCGAGGTGCAACGTTGACCTGTCGTAGCATTGTGGAGTGCCGGAGGGCGTTGACCGGCGCACTCCAGAAACTGGCCAAGCAGATCGCCACCCCAGGAACAGAGCTGAACCAACTCGTCACCCAGCAGCAACCGCGCTAGATCATCGCGCCCATGCCCAAGCGTTTCTTCAAGCTCGCCGACGATGTGAATGTCCCGCACCGCTGGCATCTAGCGATGCCCAGGGACCGTCAGAGCCTCAAAGTGGATGACGGGCAATTCATGCGCGGGGAACCCGTCCACATCAGGGATCGTTTGAGAATCCCCATCGAGATCGCTGGCAACCCACTAGACTTCACGGAGGCGGGGATCAGCATCCCTGTGGTTCATGTCCGGGTCGCGTCCATGTTCGCGGAATTGGCCCCTGACGACGTGCAACTCATGCCCGTGGATGTGGATGGCCATCCGGATCAATACCTCATCCTCGTAGCCACACGGCTCATCCGCTGTATCGACGAAAAGGCGTCCCGGATCGAACTCTGGACTCATGAGGACGGAGTGCCCGAAAAGGTCGGTCAGTATTTCTCGGTGCGTGACATGCGCATCGAGAAGGCGAAGGTGCAAAGCGCCAAGGTGTTCCGTTGCGAGGGATGGATGGGCCCGCTGATCGTCTCCGGGGAGATCAAGGACGCCTTGGATCGCATAGGGGCCACAGGCACTAGGTTCGAGGAGGTCTAACCACGCCCGCGGGGTGTCCGCGGACGTGGCCTGACGCTACTGTCCGCTCAGCGGTAATCCCACTTCTGGTTCGCGCCGCCGTTGCACTCCCAGATGTGCAGCCGGGCGCCGCTCGCCGAGTTCCAGTCCTTGATGTCGACGCACTTGTTAGCAAGCACGCTGACCAGGTCCCCTGCCCCACTCAGCACGAACTGCTGGGCCGCGTTGCCATTGCAGTTGGCGAGCTGGATGGCCGCTCCGTTGGCGGTCGACGCCCAGGCCACGTCCATGCACTTGCCTCCCGCCTGGAGCGTGCCGTTGATGAAGGTCCACTTCTGCGCGCCGGTGCCGTTGCAGTCCCACATCTGGAGCTGCACGCCATCGGAGAAGTTCGAGTTGGGAACGTCGATGCACTTGCCATTCCAGCGCGAGATGAACGACGCCCCTCCGCCTCCACCGCCGCTCGTCCTCAGCGTCAGGCCATAGGTGCTCAGGATGGGATTGATGGGCTGGTAGAACGTCTGCGGAGGATTGCCGTTGGCGCACGTCCCCGCCACGCCGGAAGTCACGCCCTGGGCCTGATTGCCGGAGATGACCGCTCCACCGGAGTCGCCTCCGTCGGCACAGGCGTTGGTCTTGTGAAGACCGTAGACGGGGCCCACGGAGTAGTTGACCGTCACGTTCTTCGCCTCGAGCGTCCCACACCGCCAGCCGGTGGTGTAGCCGGAGCGACAGATGGAGGCGCCCACCGGAGCCTCCTGCGAGCCGGCGACCGTCACGTTGCCGCCGTTGTAGTTGTAGACCCAGGGCTGGGGAGTCCAGGAGCCGTTGGTCGCCACCCAGCCGAAGTCATTGCCAGGGAAGACGGAGGCCCGGATGGTCCCCATCGCCACGCCGTTGAACCCGGTGGTGGTGGTGCCCGCCCCGCCACAGTGTCCCGCGGTGACGAACCCCCCGTTGACGGAGAAGCCCACCGAGCAGCGGTAGTTGGTGAAGTAGTACGGGTCACCGCCACGCACGTCATAGGCGGGCTGGGGCGCCTGCGTGGAGTGTACAACGCGGATGCTGCCGTCGCGCGCGCCGCTGCTGCGGGCGATG contains:
- a CDS encoding imm11 family protein, which codes for MPKRFFKLADDVNVPHRWHLAMPRDRQSLKVDDGQFMRGEPVHIRDRLRIPIEIAGNPLDFTEAGISIPVVHVRVASMFAELAPDDVQLMPVDVDGHPDQYLILVATRLIRCIDEKASRIELWTHEDGVPEKVGQYFSVRDMRIEKAKVQSAKVFRCEGWMGPLIVSGEIKDALDRIGATGTRFEEV
- a CDS encoding ricin-type beta-trefoil lectin domain protein produces the protein MNRKFDWLSATTAMFAGIATLVGTPTSAEAAPQETVSVRDVSSELVSAMRRDLGLTEEQVHRRLAFEAKAPQLEKTLREQLGAKFGGAWLDASGSQLIVAVTDEASAARVRLAGARPQLVKRSQEQLERVKAELDRNVQELSPAIHSWHVDPATNTVVVHADTASQSKLRTDAFIARSSGARDGSIRVVHSTQAPQPAYDVRGGDPYYFTNYRCSVGFSVNGGFVTAGHCGGAGTTTTGFNGVAMGTIRASVFPGNDFGWVATNGSWTPQPWVYNYNGGNVTVAGSQEAPVGASICRSGYTTGWRCGTLEAKNVTVNYSVGPVYGLHKTNACADGGDSGGAVISGNQAQGVTSGVAGTCANGNPPQTFYQPINPILSTYGLTLRTSGGGGGGASFISRWNGKCIDVPNSNFSDGVQLQMWDCNGTGAQKWTFINGTLQAGGKCMDVAWASTANGAAIQLANCNGNAAQQFVLSGAGDLVSVLANKCVDIKDWNSASGARLHIWECNGGANQKWDYR